In the Telopea speciosissima isolate NSW1024214 ecotype Mountain lineage chromosome 2, Tspe_v1, whole genome shotgun sequence genome, one interval contains:
- the LOC122652314 gene encoding glucan endo-1,3-beta-glucosidase 2-like isoform X2 translates to MALLLLLLLAVSVVTADQDAFIGVNIGKDLSDMPNPTQVVALLKAQQIRHIRLNDADRAMLIALANTGIHVTISVPNNELLGVGQSNATAANWVARNVVAHVPATNITAIAVGSEVLTTIPNAAPILVNALKFIHSALVASNLDNQIKVSTPFSSSIILDSFPPSQAFFNRSLDPVMVPLLKLLQSTGSYLMLNVYPYYDYMQSNGVIQLDYALFRLLPPNKEAVDANTLLHYTNVFDAVVDAAYFAMAFLNFTNIPIVVTESGWPSKGDENEPDATIDNANTYNSNLIRHVLNNTGTPKHPGIAISTYIYELYNEDMKAGSLSEKNWGLFDANGVPVYILHLSDSGMMLANDTTNQTYCTARDGADPKMLQAALDWACGPGKVDCSALLQGQPCYEPDNVAAHASYAFDAYYHQKGMDSGTCYFNGVAAITTTNPSHGSCIFPGRNGTFLNGTLLAPSSNSTASSSTSLNFHSGGVRSALIIGIVLWSAVFL, encoded by the exons ATGGCCCTGCTGCTTCTGTTGCTCTTGGCAGTCTCCGTTGTCACAGCTGACCAAG ATGCATTTATTGGTGTAAACATTGGTAAAGACCTCTCCGACATGCCTAACCCAACTCAGGTGGTTGCCCTTTTGAAGGCCCAGCAAATTAGACATATTCGGCTCAATGATGCTGACCGTGCCATGCTTATTGCACTTGCTAACACTGGCATTCATGTGACAATCTCTGTTCCAAACAATGAGCTCCTTGGGGTGGGTCAGTCCAATGCTACTGCTGCCAATTGGGTGGCCCGGAATGTTGTGGCACATGTACCTGCCACCAACATCACGGCCATTGCAGTTGGGTCTGAGGTCCTTACAACCATTCCGAATGCTGCACCTATCCTTGTAAATGCCCTCAAGTTTATCCACTCTGCTCTTGTTGCATCCAACCTTGATAATCAGATCAAGGTGTCAACACCATTCTCATCCTCCATCATTCTTGACTCCTTCCCACCATCACAGGCCTTCTTCAACCGCTCCTTGGACCCAGTCATGGTCCCGTTGCTCAAGTTATTGCAATCCACAGGATCATACCTCATGCTCAATGTCTATCCTTACTATGATTACATGCAATCGAACGGAGTAATACAATTGGATTATGCACTCTTCCGCCTTCTTCCTCCTAACAAAGAAGCTGTGGATGCAAACACACTCCTTCACTACACAAATGTCTTCGATGCTGTGGTTGATGCAGCTTACTTTGCCATGGCATTCCTTAACTTTACTAATATCCCCATTGTTGTCACCGAGTCAGGCTGGCCTTCCAAGGGTGATGAGAATGAGCCAGATGCTACTATTGATAATGCCAACACATATAATAGCAACCTAATCCGGCATGTGCTGAACAATACTGGGACACCCAAGCACCCTGGAATTGCAATTAGCACCTACATCTACGAGCTGTACAACGAGGACATGAAAGCTGGGTCCCTTTCAGAGAAGAATTGGGGGCTCTTTGATGCCAATGGTGTTCCTGTTTATATCCTGCACCTGTCAGATTCTGGAATGATGCTAGCTAATGATACCACAAACCAGACATATTGCACAGCAAGAGATGGTGCTGATCCAAAGATGCTTCAAGCTGCATTGGACTGGGCATGTGGGCCTGGAAAGGTGGATTGCTCAGCTTTGTTGCAAGGACAGCCGTGCTACGAACCAGACAATGTGGCTGCTCATGCAAGCTATGCTTTTGATGCATATTATCATCAGAAGGGAATGGATTCTGGGACATGTTACTTCAATGGCGTGGCCGCGATAACAACTACAAACCCAA GTCATGGTTCCTGCATATTTCCTGGGAG GAATGGCACGTTCTTAAATGGCACATTACTTGCACCTTCATCGAATTCCACAGCCTCGAGCTCTACTTCACTAAATTTCCATAGTGGTGGTGTTAGAAGTGCTCTGATCATTGGAATTGTACTTTGGAGTGCAGTTTTCTTGTGA
- the LOC122652314 gene encoding glucan endo-1,3-beta-glucosidase 2-like isoform X1, which produces MALLLLLLLAVSVVTADQDAFIGVNIGKDLSDMPNPTQVVALLKAQQIRHIRLNDADRAMLIALANTGIHVTISVPNNELLGVGQSNATAANWVARNVVAHVPATNITAIAVGSEVLTTIPNAAPILVNALKFIHSALVASNLDNQIKVSTPFSSSIILDSFPPSQAFFNRSLDPVMVPLLKLLQSTGSYLMLNVYPYYDYMQSNGVIQLDYALFRLLPPNKEAVDANTLLHYTNVFDAVVDAAYFAMAFLNFTNIPIVVTESGWPSKGDENEPDATIDNANTYNSNLIRHVLNNTGTPKHPGIAISTYIYELYNEDMKAGSLSEKNWGLFDANGVPVYILHLSDSGMMLANDTTNQTYCTARDGADPKMLQAALDWACGPGKVDCSALLQGQPCYEPDNVAAHASYAFDAYYHQKGMDSGTCYFNGVAAITTTNPSHGSCIFPGSVGRNGTFLNGTLLAPSSNSTASSSTSLNFHSGGVRSALIIGIVLWSAVFL; this is translated from the exons ATGGCCCTGCTGCTTCTGTTGCTCTTGGCAGTCTCCGTTGTCACAGCTGACCAAG ATGCATTTATTGGTGTAAACATTGGTAAAGACCTCTCCGACATGCCTAACCCAACTCAGGTGGTTGCCCTTTTGAAGGCCCAGCAAATTAGACATATTCGGCTCAATGATGCTGACCGTGCCATGCTTATTGCACTTGCTAACACTGGCATTCATGTGACAATCTCTGTTCCAAACAATGAGCTCCTTGGGGTGGGTCAGTCCAATGCTACTGCTGCCAATTGGGTGGCCCGGAATGTTGTGGCACATGTACCTGCCACCAACATCACGGCCATTGCAGTTGGGTCTGAGGTCCTTACAACCATTCCGAATGCTGCACCTATCCTTGTAAATGCCCTCAAGTTTATCCACTCTGCTCTTGTTGCATCCAACCTTGATAATCAGATCAAGGTGTCAACACCATTCTCATCCTCCATCATTCTTGACTCCTTCCCACCATCACAGGCCTTCTTCAACCGCTCCTTGGACCCAGTCATGGTCCCGTTGCTCAAGTTATTGCAATCCACAGGATCATACCTCATGCTCAATGTCTATCCTTACTATGATTACATGCAATCGAACGGAGTAATACAATTGGATTATGCACTCTTCCGCCTTCTTCCTCCTAACAAAGAAGCTGTGGATGCAAACACACTCCTTCACTACACAAATGTCTTCGATGCTGTGGTTGATGCAGCTTACTTTGCCATGGCATTCCTTAACTTTACTAATATCCCCATTGTTGTCACCGAGTCAGGCTGGCCTTCCAAGGGTGATGAGAATGAGCCAGATGCTACTATTGATAATGCCAACACATATAATAGCAACCTAATCCGGCATGTGCTGAACAATACTGGGACACCCAAGCACCCTGGAATTGCAATTAGCACCTACATCTACGAGCTGTACAACGAGGACATGAAAGCTGGGTCCCTTTCAGAGAAGAATTGGGGGCTCTTTGATGCCAATGGTGTTCCTGTTTATATCCTGCACCTGTCAGATTCTGGAATGATGCTAGCTAATGATACCACAAACCAGACATATTGCACAGCAAGAGATGGTGCTGATCCAAAGATGCTTCAAGCTGCATTGGACTGGGCATGTGGGCCTGGAAAGGTGGATTGCTCAGCTTTGTTGCAAGGACAGCCGTGCTACGAACCAGACAATGTGGCTGCTCATGCAAGCTATGCTTTTGATGCATATTATCATCAGAAGGGAATGGATTCTGGGACATGTTACTTCAATGGCGTGGCCGCGATAACAACTACAAACCCAA GTCATGGTTCCTGCATATTTCCTGGGAG TGTTGGCAGGAATGGCACGTTCTTAAATGGCACATTACTTGCACCTTCATCGAATTCCACAGCCTCGAGCTCTACTTCACTAAATTTCCATAGTGGTGGTGTTAGAAGTGCTCTGATCATTGGAATTGTACTTTGGAGTGCAGTTTTCTTGTGA